One genomic region from Macrobrachium rosenbergii isolate ZJJX-2024 chromosome 1, ASM4041242v1, whole genome shotgun sequence encodes:
- the LOC136840969 gene encoding piggyBac transposable element-derived protein 4-like — translation MDDYEKDIERIQRMLEECDNPSEPDDDSEGESDLVEEDEVVSDFDCHETDSDDLQDEPPKKVPRCGGWLGKDKNTWWQEKVPKTASRTQPHNIIRERPGPKGLALNAKTPIDFWGLFISPEIIDLLVQKTNIVIQEKRLNYKQSTKARDSDITEMKAFLGLVLLAGIYHSNRMNLDDLWNPDGTGVEIFRLTMSLHRFRFLLCCLRFDDKATRLARREFDKLAPIRELFSIFVENCLKNYTPSAFVTIDEMLIAFRGKCPF, via the coding sequence ATGGATGACtatgaaaaagatattgaaaggatACAAAGGATGTTGGAAGAATGTGATAATCCAAGTGAACCTGATGATGACAGTGAAGGGGAATCAGATTTAGTGGAAGAGGATGAAGttgtttctgattttgattgcCATGAAACTGATTCTGATGATCTACAAGATGAACCCCCCAAGAAAGTGCCAAGATGTGGTGGATGGCTTGGGAAAGATAAGAATACATGGTGGCAAGAAAAGGTACCCAAAACAGCATCTCGCACTCAGCCTCATAATATTATCCGAGAGAGACCAGGACCAAAAGGACTAGCACTGAATGCGAAGACACCTATTGATTTTTGGGGACTCTTCATATCTCCAGAAATAATTGATCTATTGGTTCAGAAGACTAATattgttattcaagaaaaaaggCTGAATTATAAGCAATCAACTAAAGCAAGAGACAGTGATATAACGGAAATGAAAGCATTTCTTGGTTTAGTTCTCTTAGCAGGAATATATCATAGCAACAGAATGAACCTTGATGATCTATGGAATCCTGATGGCACTGGTGTTGAGATATTTAGATTGACAATGTCACTGCATcgtttccgttttcttttatgttgtttgCGATTCGATGATAAAGCAACACGACTTGCTAGAAGGGAATTTGATAAACTAGCCCCAATAAGAGAACTTTTTAGTATATTTGTTGAAAACTGTCTGAAGAACTATACTCCATCAGCGTTTGTAACCATTGACGAGATGCTTATAGCTTTCCGAGGAAAATGTCCATTTTAG